The Heyndrickxia acidicola sequence TAGAAACTCCTGCTGGTGAGGATTGTTTTTCTCCATTTCCTCAGCCGCAAATATCTTTTCAACCACCATATCTGCATGTACGGCTCTTACAACGCTCACGAAGTCCGGTACCCCAATCGTAAGGGCAAGGTCAATTTTGGGGATTCCATCAGGAATGGGAAGCCCCGCATCCCCAATGACAATCCAATCTGTATGCCCAAGATCTGATAACACCTTTGAAATGGAACTGTTAAGCATGCCTGTTTTTTTCATCACTGTCTGCCCCTTTCTCGACTTCTTCACGAGTTGGCATTCCGCCCTGAGCTCCAAATTTTGTAACCGACAGCGCTGCTGCTATATTCGCAAAACGAAGCGCTTCATGAATGCCTTTTTCCTCTGATACGGCGACAGCAAATGCACCATTAAAGGTATCCCCGGCCCCTGTTGTATCCACGGCATGTACCCTTATCCCTGGAACTGTTACCTCTTCGACGCCATTAAAGTAACGGGCTCCCTTTTTTCCTTCCGTTATGATCAGCTTGTTCGGATATTTTTTTAGCATGTAAGATACGTCCGCTCCGCCAAATAGAACTTCACACTCATGCTCATTCGGGGTTATATAGGCGCATTTCTCTATTACCTTTTCTTTTATCACCCGGGCAGGTGCAGGATTTAATAAAAGAGGAACGTCGTGTTTTTCACAAAGCTCAGCAGCACATTCCACGGTTTCCTCAGGAATCTCCTGCTGGATCATCACGATATCCGCGTTTGCAATCGTCTCTTCAGCGCGTCTTATATATTCGGGAGTAATCCGGTCATTTGCACCTTTTACAACGATGATGCTATTATCCCCTTCA is a genomic window containing:
- the rbsD gene encoding D-ribose pyranase, coding for MKKTGMLNSSISKVLSDLGHTDWIVIGDAGLPIPDGIPKIDLALTIGVPDFVSVVRAVHADMVVEKIFAAEEMEKNNPHQQEFLEKEFPNLIEYIPHEAFKQMTSKVKAFIRTGEATPYSNCILQAGVIF
- the rbsK gene encoding ribokinase → MVKIAVIGSSSMDLVVSSDKRPIAGETVLGKSFNTVPGGKGANQAVAAARLGAQVDMIGCVGTDVYGKEILDNFCKNGVNTDNVEPVTDEATGTAHIILAEGDNSIIVVKGANDRITPEYIRRAEETIANADIVMIQQEIPEETVECAAELCEKHDVPLLLNPAPARVIKEKVIEKCAYITPNEHECEVLFGGADVSYMLKKYPNKLIITEGKKGARYFNGVEEVTVPGIRVHAVDTTGAGDTFNGAFAVAVSEEKGIHEALRFANIAAALSVTKFGAQGGMPTREEVEKGADSDEKNRHA